AAAACGCCTCTCTTAATCTTTCCCAGTTTCTGAGCTAAAAACTTCTGTACGATGCCTTTTGcaagaaaattgaaaaaCGGGACACTGATTGGTTTGGCCTCATGCTTCCCAGGTCCCTCAACTTTAGTTATGTCTGTGTTTCCACCGCCCTCACTAGCACCTGAGGATAGAATCAACACAGGAGCCACCGTCGAGCCTCAAACCTCCGGTCAGCACCAACAAGACCGTAAATACGAAACCGACAGCCAACCACCAATACCAGCCACTCCTCCTCAAATATCACCGAGACTATTTGGTTCACCTGAATACTCACCACGCACAGGCGAAGGGCCCATCCACCTCGCACCCGACGTAGACGAAGAAAGGGGGCAAGCAGGAGCCCACAGCCGCTTCCGCTTCTGGCCCACTACCGGGCGGTTCGCCCTCCCTGATGCCCTGCGAACGGAGCCAGAAGATCGCGGTGCACTGGATAACATGCGCCGCGGTGCGGTGACGATCATTATCACACCCATAGCGTTCATAGGAATAGCGCTGTATTCGTGTGGGGTGATTATTGAGGGCGTGGCATTGTTGTTGAAAGGGTTTGGTGCACTGGGCGGAAGGATGCTTGCGCGTAGGCGCCAGCGATCCCAGGCTGGCGAGCCGCTTTGGGTCTAACAGGCTGCAATAGTGTTGGTGTTTGAAGAGGTGTATTAGGATTCTACAGATTGTTTGGAGCCTACATTCAACGCTCGTTATTGATTTGGAATCGCGCGCAGAATATTGCAACTCACAAGAAGGGATAAAAATGAGTTGCAATAGACTGGATGAACATAACtagtaccaaggaaaggAGAACAACAGACAATCAGACAATAAGGGTCACATTCGGAGACTAGCCTGCACGGACTATTTGAAAACTAGAAAACATAATCTTTCAAAAGTCTGGCGATATTTTACAACAGTTGCATGATTATCACTGTGTCTGAGCTCCATATCCTCTGATACCTTCGGCAAACGACCAAGAAGTCTCAAGATGCTTTGATTCCGAGATAGAGACTCCTGCGGCCGTAATGGTGGCCACTTGATACTGAAAAAAAGCATGAGAATTGAGTCGCAGATTGGAACTGAAAGAAGCACACCTTGTTCAAGCTACGAGCGTCGCGGTAGAAGAGAACCCTCATGCTGTTCTCGATGATAGCAAGAGCTTGCTCCTCCGTCAAAGTATCCTCGCGTCCTTCAACAGCTTCACGGAGTAAAGGTTGGGCGATATGACCACCGTAACCGGTTGCGAGTGTGGAAGCGGAATAGGTGGTGCCCAAAAGGTCAACATAAGAAAGGAATCTATTGAGAAAGAGTCAGAACAGAAATGTATTATATAGTGAAGTAACGCACTTCTTTCCATCCTTGACGCCTCCCACGAGGATTGAATTCCACAGCGGGTTCATCTTTGATCGTCGGGCGTACATCACTTGGGCGAGGTATTCATGGATTTCTGCAGGTCCAAGGCTATGACCATCTTGAGCGGTAAATTCGGAGATGGTGAGTTCGTCGAGAATGGTTTGCAGGTATTGGAAATCGGACATGTCCCCTCCAGCACCGATGACAGTGTGATCTCCAACAGGGTGAAGACGTCGCACGTCCTTGAAACGGGCCAGGGATCCGTACGACGCTATATCACATGGGTCAGCATCTTTTTGACCC
This portion of the Psilocybe cubensis strain MGC-MH-2018 chromosome 12, whole genome shotgun sequence genome encodes:
- a CDS encoding putative proteasome subunit beta type-7; translation: MDHFPTNWGRPRNDAIDAYGTYPIHSRPKNDQDAFSAGVQRTQQPIVTGTSVLAIKYKDGIMMAADNLASYGSLARFKDVRRLHPVGDHTVIGAGGDMSDFQYLQTILDELTISEFTAQDGHSLGPAEIHEYLAQVMYARRSKMNPLWNSILVGGVKDGKKFLSYVDLLGTTYSASTLATGYGGHIAQPLLREAVEGREDTLTEEQALAIIENSMRVLFYRDARSLNKYQVATITAAGVSISESKHLETSWSFAEGIRGYGAQTQ